A window of the Helianthus annuus cultivar XRQ/B chromosome 4, HanXRQr2.0-SUNRISE, whole genome shotgun sequence genome harbors these coding sequences:
- the LOC110937875 gene encoding putative serine/threonine-protein kinase isoform X2, with protein MFLKFLRSSPFIIPGEIWIVNQPDMSCSCFGSSRVQKKETSTHRELEGYSLDNVRNFSYKELRLATDNFDRSTKIGRGGFGVVYKGILKDGKQVAVKTLSAESKQGVREFLAEINAISNVRHQNLVELIGCCVEGTHRILVYEFVENNSLDHALLRKKSNTIELDWEQRSKIMIGTARGLAYLHEELDPHIVHRDIKASNILLDKDFTPKIGDFGLARLFPDSITHISTKLAGTTGYLAPEYVLGGRLTLKADVYSFGVLMLETISGRSSSLSTWGISQKVLLEWAWELYEEGRLLELVDPDLKTYPEDDVIKYIKVAFFCTQATANRRPLMSQVVDMLSRNIKLNEKELTPPAIFQDSNDNKKTSGASTSRLISSFPSTITQVIPR; from the exons ATGTTCCTTAAATTTCTCCGGTCATCGCCGTTCATAATTCCG GGTGAGATTTGGATTGTAAATCAACCAGACATGAGTTGTAGCTGCTTTGGTTCCTCGCGTGTACAAAAGAAAGAGACAAGTACTCATAGGGAATTGGAAG GTTATTCTCTTGATAATGTCAGGAATTTTTCATATAAAGAATTACGACTAGCAACAGATAACTTTGATCGAAGTACCAAGATAGGGCGAGGAGGTTTTGGGGTGGTTTATAAG GGAATCCTCAAGGATGGAAAACAAGTAGCTGTAAAGACACTTTCTGCTGAATCCAAACAGGGGGTTCGTGAATTTTTAGCAGAAATTAATGCGATATCAAATGTCAGACATCAAAACCTCGTTGAGTTGATCGGATGTTGCGTTGAAGGAACTCATCGGATTTTAGTCTATGAATTTGTAGAAAATAACAGCCTTGACCATGCACTATTAA GGAAAAAAAGCAATACTATAGAGCTCGATTGGGAACAAAGATCGAAGATAATGATTGGTACAGCACGGGGGCTTGCATATCTTCATGAAGAACTTGACCCACATATTGTGCATAGAGATATTAAAGCTAGTAATATACTTCTAGACAAGGATTTCACACCAAAAATTGGTGATTTTGGATTGGCTAGACTTTTCCCTGATAGCATCACTCATATAAGCACAAAACTAGCCGGAACAAC CGGTTATTTGGCCCCTGAATATGTATTGGGTGGTCGGTTGACTTTGAAAGCCGATGTGTATAGCTTTGGGGTCCTCATGCTTGAGACAATAAGCGGCAGAAGCAGTTCACTATCAACCTGGGGTATAAGTCAGAAAGTTCTATTGGAATGG GCATGGGAGCTCTACGAAGAGGGGAGACTTCTAGAGCTCGTAGATCCCGACCTTAAAACATATCCCGAGGATGATGTCATTAAGTATATAAAAGTGGCCTTTTTTTGTACTCAAGCAACGGCAAACCGAAGGCCATTGATGAGCCAAGTTGTCGACATGTTGTCAAGAAACATTAAACTTAACGAAAAGGAACTTACACCACCGGCAATTTTCCAAGATTCTAACGACAACAAAAAGACGTCTGGTGCGTCCACGAGCCGTCTAATAAGTTCTTTTCCTAGCACCATTACACAAGTAATCCCTAGATGA
- the LOC110937875 gene encoding putative serine/threonine-protein kinase isoform X4, which translates to MSCSCFGSSRVQKKETSTHRELEGYSLDNVRNFSYKELRLATDNFDRSTKIGRGGFGVVYKGILKDGKQVAVKTLSAESKQGVREFLAEINAISNVRHQNLVELIGCCVEGTHRILVYEFVENNSLDHALLRKKSNTIELDWEQRSKIMIGTARGLAYLHEELDPHIVHRDIKASNILLDKDFTPKIGDFGLARLFPDSITHISTKLAGTTGYLAPEYVLGGRLTLKADVYSFGVLMLETISGRSSSLSTWGISQKVLLEWAWELYEEGRLLELVDPDLKTYPEDDVIKYIKVAFFCTQATANRRPLMSQVVDMLSRNIKLNEKELTPPAIFQDSNDNKKTSGASTSRLISSFPSTITQVIPR; encoded by the exons ATGAGTTGTAGCTGCTTTGGTTCCTCGCGTGTACAAAAGAAAGAGACAAGTACTCATAGGGAATTGGAAG GTTATTCTCTTGATAATGTCAGGAATTTTTCATATAAAGAATTACGACTAGCAACAGATAACTTTGATCGAAGTACCAAGATAGGGCGAGGAGGTTTTGGGGTGGTTTATAAG GGAATCCTCAAGGATGGAAAACAAGTAGCTGTAAAGACACTTTCTGCTGAATCCAAACAGGGGGTTCGTGAATTTTTAGCAGAAATTAATGCGATATCAAATGTCAGACATCAAAACCTCGTTGAGTTGATCGGATGTTGCGTTGAAGGAACTCATCGGATTTTAGTCTATGAATTTGTAGAAAATAACAGCCTTGACCATGCACTATTAA GGAAAAAAAGCAATACTATAGAGCTCGATTGGGAACAAAGATCGAAGATAATGATTGGTACAGCACGGGGGCTTGCATATCTTCATGAAGAACTTGACCCACATATTGTGCATAGAGATATTAAAGCTAGTAATATACTTCTAGACAAGGATTTCACACCAAAAATTGGTGATTTTGGATTGGCTAGACTTTTCCCTGATAGCATCACTCATATAAGCACAAAACTAGCCGGAACAAC CGGTTATTTGGCCCCTGAATATGTATTGGGTGGTCGGTTGACTTTGAAAGCCGATGTGTATAGCTTTGGGGTCCTCATGCTTGAGACAATAAGCGGCAGAAGCAGTTCACTATCAACCTGGGGTATAAGTCAGAAAGTTCTATTGGAATGG GCATGGGAGCTCTACGAAGAGGGGAGACTTCTAGAGCTCGTAGATCCCGACCTTAAAACATATCCCGAGGATGATGTCATTAAGTATATAAAAGTGGCCTTTTTTTGTACTCAAGCAACGGCAAACCGAAGGCCATTGATGAGCCAAGTTGTCGACATGTTGTCAAGAAACATTAAACTTAACGAAAAGGAACTTACACCACCGGCAATTTTCCAAGATTCTAACGACAACAAAAAGACGTCTGGTGCGTCCACGAGCCGTCTAATAAGTTCTTTTCCTAGCACCATTACACAAGTAATCCCTAGATGA
- the LOC110937875 gene encoding putative serine/threonine-protein kinase isoform X1 yields MFLKFLRSSPFIIPYQGEIWIVNQPDMSCSCFGSSRVQKKETSTHRELEGYSLDNVRNFSYKELRLATDNFDRSTKIGRGGFGVVYKGILKDGKQVAVKTLSAESKQGVREFLAEINAISNVRHQNLVELIGCCVEGTHRILVYEFVENNSLDHALLRKKSNTIELDWEQRSKIMIGTARGLAYLHEELDPHIVHRDIKASNILLDKDFTPKIGDFGLARLFPDSITHISTKLAGTTGYLAPEYVLGGRLTLKADVYSFGVLMLETISGRSSSLSTWGISQKVLLEWAWELYEEGRLLELVDPDLKTYPEDDVIKYIKVAFFCTQATANRRPLMSQVVDMLSRNIKLNEKELTPPAIFQDSNDNKKTSGASTSRLISSFPSTITQVIPR; encoded by the exons ATGTTCCTTAAATTTCTCCGGTCATCGCCGTTCATAATTCCG TACCAGGGTGAGATTTGGATTGTAAATCAACCAGACATGAGTTGTAGCTGCTTTGGTTCCTCGCGTGTACAAAAGAAAGAGACAAGTACTCATAGGGAATTGGAAG GTTATTCTCTTGATAATGTCAGGAATTTTTCATATAAAGAATTACGACTAGCAACAGATAACTTTGATCGAAGTACCAAGATAGGGCGAGGAGGTTTTGGGGTGGTTTATAAG GGAATCCTCAAGGATGGAAAACAAGTAGCTGTAAAGACACTTTCTGCTGAATCCAAACAGGGGGTTCGTGAATTTTTAGCAGAAATTAATGCGATATCAAATGTCAGACATCAAAACCTCGTTGAGTTGATCGGATGTTGCGTTGAAGGAACTCATCGGATTTTAGTCTATGAATTTGTAGAAAATAACAGCCTTGACCATGCACTATTAA GGAAAAAAAGCAATACTATAGAGCTCGATTGGGAACAAAGATCGAAGATAATGATTGGTACAGCACGGGGGCTTGCATATCTTCATGAAGAACTTGACCCACATATTGTGCATAGAGATATTAAAGCTAGTAATATACTTCTAGACAAGGATTTCACACCAAAAATTGGTGATTTTGGATTGGCTAGACTTTTCCCTGATAGCATCACTCATATAAGCACAAAACTAGCCGGAACAAC CGGTTATTTGGCCCCTGAATATGTATTGGGTGGTCGGTTGACTTTGAAAGCCGATGTGTATAGCTTTGGGGTCCTCATGCTTGAGACAATAAGCGGCAGAAGCAGTTCACTATCAACCTGGGGTATAAGTCAGAAAGTTCTATTGGAATGG GCATGGGAGCTCTACGAAGAGGGGAGACTTCTAGAGCTCGTAGATCCCGACCTTAAAACATATCCCGAGGATGATGTCATTAAGTATATAAAAGTGGCCTTTTTTTGTACTCAAGCAACGGCAAACCGAAGGCCATTGATGAGCCAAGTTGTCGACATGTTGTCAAGAAACATTAAACTTAACGAAAAGGAACTTACACCACCGGCAATTTTCCAAGATTCTAACGACAACAAAAAGACGTCTGGTGCGTCCACGAGCCGTCTAATAAGTTCTTTTCCTAGCACCATTACACAAGTAATCCCTAGATGA
- the LOC110937875 gene encoding putative serine/threonine-protein kinase isoform X3 — translation MTSFFVGEIWIVNQPDMSCSCFGSSRVQKKETSTHRELEGYSLDNVRNFSYKELRLATDNFDRSTKIGRGGFGVVYKGILKDGKQVAVKTLSAESKQGVREFLAEINAISNVRHQNLVELIGCCVEGTHRILVYEFVENNSLDHALLRKKSNTIELDWEQRSKIMIGTARGLAYLHEELDPHIVHRDIKASNILLDKDFTPKIGDFGLARLFPDSITHISTKLAGTTGYLAPEYVLGGRLTLKADVYSFGVLMLETISGRSSSLSTWGISQKVLLEWAWELYEEGRLLELVDPDLKTYPEDDVIKYIKVAFFCTQATANRRPLMSQVVDMLSRNIKLNEKELTPPAIFQDSNDNKKTSGASTSRLISSFPSTITQVIPR, via the exons ATGACCAGCTTCTTTGTG GGTGAGATTTGGATTGTAAATCAACCAGACATGAGTTGTAGCTGCTTTGGTTCCTCGCGTGTACAAAAGAAAGAGACAAGTACTCATAGGGAATTGGAAG GTTATTCTCTTGATAATGTCAGGAATTTTTCATATAAAGAATTACGACTAGCAACAGATAACTTTGATCGAAGTACCAAGATAGGGCGAGGAGGTTTTGGGGTGGTTTATAAG GGAATCCTCAAGGATGGAAAACAAGTAGCTGTAAAGACACTTTCTGCTGAATCCAAACAGGGGGTTCGTGAATTTTTAGCAGAAATTAATGCGATATCAAATGTCAGACATCAAAACCTCGTTGAGTTGATCGGATGTTGCGTTGAAGGAACTCATCGGATTTTAGTCTATGAATTTGTAGAAAATAACAGCCTTGACCATGCACTATTAA GGAAAAAAAGCAATACTATAGAGCTCGATTGGGAACAAAGATCGAAGATAATGATTGGTACAGCACGGGGGCTTGCATATCTTCATGAAGAACTTGACCCACATATTGTGCATAGAGATATTAAAGCTAGTAATATACTTCTAGACAAGGATTTCACACCAAAAATTGGTGATTTTGGATTGGCTAGACTTTTCCCTGATAGCATCACTCATATAAGCACAAAACTAGCCGGAACAAC CGGTTATTTGGCCCCTGAATATGTATTGGGTGGTCGGTTGACTTTGAAAGCCGATGTGTATAGCTTTGGGGTCCTCATGCTTGAGACAATAAGCGGCAGAAGCAGTTCACTATCAACCTGGGGTATAAGTCAGAAAGTTCTATTGGAATGG GCATGGGAGCTCTACGAAGAGGGGAGACTTCTAGAGCTCGTAGATCCCGACCTTAAAACATATCCCGAGGATGATGTCATTAAGTATATAAAAGTGGCCTTTTTTTGTACTCAAGCAACGGCAAACCGAAGGCCATTGATGAGCCAAGTTGTCGACATGTTGTCAAGAAACATTAAACTTAACGAAAAGGAACTTACACCACCGGCAATTTTCCAAGATTCTAACGACAACAAAAAGACGTCTGGTGCGTCCACGAGCCGTCTAATAAGTTCTTTTCCTAGCACCATTACACAAGTAATCCCTAGATGA